From one Gracilibacillus salinarum genomic stretch:
- a CDS encoding ATP-dependent Clp protease ATP-binding subunit: MKCQHCGTREATINVNLRFNNQTESLHVCETCFNDIKNQMNQPSGMFGGQDFSDIFNGAANGSGQAQTHTHKKQGGKGNGLLDQLGKNLTDAARAGLIDPVIGRDREVKRVIETLNRRNKNNPVLIGEPGVGKTAIAEGLALKATEGNVPSKLLDKEIYILDVASLVANTGVRGQFEERMKQLVSELQERQNVILFVDEVHLLVGAGTAEGSQMDAGNILKPALARGELQLIGATTLKEYRQIEKDAALERRFQPIMVKEPTLAEAEQILQGLRDRYEKFHKVSYSDEVLRAAVNLSKRYIQDRFLPDKAIDLIDEAGARLNLDVSESDDEAIQKRLDEIAKEKTEAAEREDYERAANLRHQEIKLEKKLTETKEAPKAEVTVEEIQLIIEEKTGIPVRKIQSDEQSKMKHLATNLGEKVIGQEVAVEKVAKAVRRSRAGLKSKHRPIGSFLFVGPTGVGKTELTKALAEELFGTKEAMIRLDMSEYMEKHTVSKIIGSPPGYVGHEEAGQLTEKVRRNPYSLILLDEIEKAHPDVQHMFLQIMEDGQLTDSHGRTVSFKDAVIIMTSNAGTGTKNITVGFNSDNNEAVSTLENLGSYFKPEFLNRFDAIIPFNELTQDNLLKIVDLMIKELTEQLEEAELEVTVSEDAKKFLADKGYDPRFGARPLRRVIQDKVEDGITDVVLEEEDVTKVEIVYENEDIVVRKSTS, encoded by the coding sequence ATGAAATGTCAACATTGTGGAACTCGCGAAGCAACGATTAATGTGAACCTTCGATTTAATAATCAAACAGAATCTCTACATGTATGCGAAACATGCTTTAACGATATAAAAAACCAAATGAATCAACCTTCAGGAATGTTCGGTGGACAAGATTTCAGCGACATCTTTAACGGAGCAGCAAATGGTTCAGGTCAAGCACAGACCCACACCCATAAGAAACAGGGTGGGAAAGGTAACGGCTTACTAGATCAGTTAGGTAAAAACTTAACAGACGCAGCTAGAGCTGGCTTGATTGATCCGGTCATCGGCCGTGATAGGGAAGTGAAACGCGTCATTGAAACATTGAACCGCCGCAATAAGAACAATCCCGTGTTGATTGGGGAACCAGGTGTCGGTAAAACAGCTATAGCAGAAGGACTGGCGTTGAAAGCAACCGAAGGAAATGTTCCTTCTAAATTGCTAGATAAAGAAATTTATATATTAGATGTAGCATCACTGGTTGCAAATACCGGAGTTCGTGGTCAATTCGAAGAACGTATGAAACAATTAGTCTCCGAATTGCAAGAGCGTCAAAATGTTATTCTTTTCGTAGATGAGGTTCACCTCCTCGTTGGCGCCGGAACAGCAGAAGGCTCTCAAATGGATGCCGGAAACATTCTGAAACCCGCACTTGCACGTGGTGAACTACAATTAATTGGTGCAACCACGTTGAAAGAGTATCGTCAGATTGAAAAAGACGCTGCATTAGAACGACGTTTCCAGCCAATCATGGTGAAAGAACCAACCTTAGCTGAAGCGGAACAAATCTTGCAGGGCTTAAGAGATCGCTATGAGAAGTTTCATAAAGTAAGCTATTCTGATGAAGTACTTCGAGCAGCGGTTAACTTATCGAAACGGTATATTCAAGATCGATTCCTTCCAGATAAGGCAATTGATTTAATTGATGAAGCAGGTGCCAGACTGAATCTGGATGTAAGCGAATCAGATGATGAGGCAATTCAAAAACGTTTAGACGAAATTGCCAAAGAAAAAACAGAAGCAGCTGAAAGAGAAGATTATGAGCGTGCTGCCAACCTGCGCCACCAGGAAATTAAGCTTGAGAAAAAATTAACAGAGACAAAAGAGGCTCCAAAAGCGGAAGTAACAGTAGAAGAAATTCAATTAATCATTGAAGAGAAAACGGGTATTCCTGTTCGAAAAATTCAATCCGACGAACAGTCCAAGATGAAGCACTTAGCAACTAACTTAGGTGAAAAAGTAATTGGACAAGAAGTAGCGGTTGAGAAAGTAGCCAAAGCTGTTCGCCGTAGTCGTGCTGGCTTAAAATCTAAACATCGTCCAATTGGTTCTTTCCTTTTCGTAGGACCTACAGGTGTTGGTAAAACAGAGTTGACAAAAGCACTTGCTGAAGAATTGTTTGGTACGAAAGAGGCGATGATTCGTCTTGACATGAGTGAGTACATGGAGAAACACACGGTTTCCAAAATCATTGGTTCACCACCAGGCTATGTCGGTCATGAAGAAGCAGGACAATTAACAGAAAAAGTTCGCCGTAATCCGTACAGCTTGATTTTATTAGATGAAATCGAAAAAGCTCACCCGGATGTACAGCACATGTTCCTGCAAATCATGGAAGACGGTCAATTAACTGACAGTCATGGCAGAACCGTCAGCTTTAAAGATGCCGTGATTATTATGACAAGTAATGCTGGAACAGGCACGAAGAATATTACTGTTGGCTTTAACAGTGATAATAATGAAGCAGTCTCCACATTGGAAAACTTAGGTTCATACTTCAAACCAGAATTCTTGAACCGTTTTGATGCGATCATTCCGTTCAACGAATTGACGCAGGATAACTTACTGAAGATTGTAGACTTGATGATCAAAGAACTTACCGAACAATTAGAAGAAGCCGAGCTTGAGGTTACCGTCAGCGAAGATGCCAAGAAATTCCTGGCTGACAAAGGATACGATCCACGATTCGGTGCACGTCCGCTTCGCCGCGTGATCCAGGACAAAGTCGAGGATGGCATTACTGATGTTGTATTAGAAGAAGAGGATGTTACAAAAGTAGAGATTGTATATGAGAACGAAGATATCGTTGTACGAAAAAGCACTAGCTGA
- a CDS encoding dimethylarginine dimethylaminohydrolase family protein — MIKQLNEYDRLKQVIVCPPQYMEIKKIINETQKFYEDENIDIPIALKQHQHFIDTLRKHQVNVLELPADPNLNEQVFTRDIGFTIGDTLYTAEMSRDIRKAEVNTLQRVLDEHQIPYSTAMGGSIEGGDVVVAGDLVWVGVSKRTEESAIAELQKRLPDRQVIPLPIREDILHLDCCFNLVSETTGLIYPQAFSKEDLSKLRQHYDLIEVSEEEQFSLGTNVFSIGEYKVISLPVNKQVNQNLTDKGFVVIEVDFSEIIKSGGSFRCCTFPIERG, encoded by the coding sequence ATGATTAAACAGCTCAACGAATATGACCGCTTAAAACAGGTCATTGTCTGCCCACCTCAATACATGGAAATTAAAAAGATTATAAATGAGACACAGAAATTTTATGAGGACGAGAACATTGACATTCCGATTGCGTTGAAGCAGCATCAGCATTTTATCGATACATTAAGAAAGCATCAGGTAAACGTGCTAGAGTTGCCTGCAGATCCAAATCTCAACGAACAGGTTTTTACTAGAGATATTGGATTTACCATTGGAGATACTTTATATACAGCAGAAATGAGCCGTGATATTCGCAAGGCGGAGGTTAACACGCTGCAACGAGTATTAGACGAGCATCAGATCCCGTACAGCACTGCGATGGGTGGATCGATTGAAGGTGGCGATGTTGTCGTAGCGGGGGATCTTGTCTGGGTTGGAGTAAGTAAACGAACCGAAGAAAGTGCGATTGCAGAATTGCAAAAACGTTTGCCAGACAGACAAGTAATCCCATTACCAATTCGAGAAGATATTCTTCATCTTGATTGCTGTTTCAATCTTGTCAGCGAAACAACTGGCCTAATCTATCCGCAAGCATTCAGTAAGGAGGATCTGTCGAAGTTACGTCAGCATTACGATTTAATTGAGGTTTCGGAGGAAGAACAATTTTCATTAGGGACCAATGTATTCTCAATTGGAGAGTATAAGGTAATTTCTCTGCCGGTAAACAAGCAGGTCAATCAAAACCTGACAGATAAAGGATTCGTTGTAATCGAAGTGGATTTTTCTGAAATTATTAAATCCGGAGGTTCCTTTCGCTGCTGTACGTTTCCAATTGAACGAGGATAA
- a CDS encoding PLD nuclease N-terminal domain-containing protein: MDFLPVIAPLAVIQFLLMIIAIISLVKADHTNGPKAMWAVIIILIGFIGPVLYFIIGRRQY, from the coding sequence ATGGATTTTTTACCTGTTATCGCACCATTAGCTGTGATTCAATTTCTGTTAATGATTATTGCCATTATTTCGTTAGTAAAAGCAGATCATACCAATGGTCCGAAAGCTATGTGGGCGGTTATTATTATATTGATTGGATTCATTGGGCCAGTACTTTATTTCATTATTGGAAGGAGACAATATTAA
- a CDS encoding ABC transporter ATP-binding protein, whose amino-acid sequence MAVMEVQQLKKSFKGKQVVKGIDFQLDTGKCVALLGPNGAGKTTTLKVLSGLLKPTAGSIRFPGSEQYDIRSYIGYLPQYPVFHPWMSGKEFLVYVGRLANLTKKEAEQRALQLLEKVGMEESANHRIGKYSGGMKQRLGIAQAMIHKPQMLMLDEPVSSLDPIGRREILTLMEELKEQTTILFSTHILGDAEEICDDVLMMHDGEIVLSGSIASLRAEHQSTKLELAFQGNHAAYAEKLKQLAVVEQIQEQKGEIHLTVSNVEHARKEILSYVVAENWPIEKLAFSKTTLEDLFMKVVKQ is encoded by the coding sequence ATGGCTGTGATGGAAGTGCAGCAACTCAAGAAATCCTTTAAAGGCAAGCAAGTTGTGAAAGGGATTGATTTTCAACTTGATACAGGAAAATGTGTCGCATTACTCGGTCCAAATGGTGCGGGAAAAACAACGACACTTAAGGTGCTCTCAGGGCTGTTGAAACCAACTGCTGGCTCGATTCGTTTTCCTGGTTCGGAACAGTATGATATTCGCAGCTATATTGGCTACCTTCCGCAATATCCTGTCTTTCATCCATGGATGTCAGGGAAAGAGTTTTTAGTATATGTTGGTCGTTTAGCGAACTTAACGAAGAAAGAAGCAGAACAAAGAGCTCTGCAACTGCTTGAAAAAGTAGGGATGGAAGAATCAGCGAATCATCGTATTGGTAAATACTCGGGCGGAATGAAGCAGCGGCTTGGCATTGCCCAAGCGATGATTCACAAGCCGCAAATGCTGATGCTCGATGAGCCGGTATCGTCTCTTGACCCAATCGGACGTCGGGAAATTTTGACGTTGATGGAAGAATTGAAAGAGCAAACTACCATTTTGTTCTCCACACATATTCTAGGAGATGCTGAAGAAATATGTGATGATGTGTTGATGATGCACGATGGTGAGATTGTCTTGTCGGGTTCGATTGCTTCGTTACGTGCAGAACATCAAAGCACGAAATTAGAGTTGGCGTTTCAAGGTAATCATGCTGCATATGCAGAGAAGCTAAAGCAATTAGCGGTAGTGGAGCAGATTCAGGAACAGAAGGGTGAAATTCATCTAACTGTCAGCAATGTCGAACATGCCCGCAAAGAAATACTATCATATGTAGTGGCAGAAAATTGGCCAATCGAAAAGCTCGCTTTTAGTAAAACCACATTAGAAGATCTATTTATGAAAGTGGTGAAGCAGTAA
- a CDS encoding ABC transporter permease has product MQWITIFQKEVIEDWRNYKWIWVPLVFMMLCVMDPLTTYYMPVILDSVGGLPEGTIIPAPDLQAGEAIMLSLAELSSLGVLVVVAISMAVIAGERKSGVAQLVLVKPVRYLTYITAKWAAKLLLVFTSFLLGMLISWYYVYLLFGDLAVTEFVGLFFFYFIWLIFVVSLTIFYNTVVTNSGLVLTLTVATIMLMSGFNQIFSHQLPWFPNSISQHISTFLSEGTVPESLWGGASVTLLLAVLLIVLSNLILQRKEIAE; this is encoded by the coding sequence ATGCAATGGATCACGATTTTTCAAAAAGAAGTAATCGAAGACTGGCGCAATTATAAATGGATTTGGGTACCTCTTGTCTTTATGATGTTATGTGTGATGGATCCACTAACTACGTATTATATGCCGGTTATCCTGGATTCGGTAGGTGGATTACCAGAGGGAACAATTATCCCTGCACCAGATTTGCAAGCAGGAGAAGCCATCATGCTAAGTTTAGCAGAACTCAGCAGTCTGGGTGTATTAGTCGTAGTCGCAATATCGATGGCAGTCATTGCAGGGGAACGAAAAAGCGGCGTAGCTCAATTAGTCTTAGTTAAACCGGTGCGCTATCTGACGTATATAACGGCAAAATGGGCCGCTAAACTATTATTGGTATTCACCTCATTTCTATTAGGAATGCTTATAAGCTGGTATTACGTCTATTTATTATTTGGTGATCTTGCTGTTACTGAATTTGTCGGACTCTTTTTCTTTTATTTTATTTGGCTGATCTTTGTTGTATCACTAACGATTTTTTATAATACAGTGGTTACTAATTCTGGATTGGTATTAACATTAACAGTCGCTACAATCATGCTGATGTCAGGATTTAATCAAATTTTCTCGCATCAATTACCATGGTTCCCGAACAGCATCAGTCAGCACATTAGTACCTTTTTGTCAGAAGGAACAGTACCAGAGTCGTTGTGGGGAGGAGCAAGTGTTACGCTATTACTCGCTGTTCTGTTAATCGTTTTATCAAACTTGATACTGCAAAGAAAAGAAATCGCCGAGTAA
- a CDS encoding SDR family NAD(P)-dependent oxidoreductase: MNTVLITGGSSGIGYEFAKLFAKKQYRIILASRNGEKLQETANYLQQTYQVDTLFVTVDLAKSNGPDMLYNHLKERSIEIDVLINNAGRGSFGMLHEQSIQSEIDMIHLNVHSVSHLMMLFLKDMVNKDSGRILNIGSTTSFYPCPLSANYSASKAFVLYLTEAVATELEGSNVSVTALCPGATTTDFFKNAKMEKQKVSKKEETMDPQKVAAIGYKAMMKRKKYVIPGFQNWLLSHSPRLFPRSTVTSITRRVLEKKK, translated from the coding sequence ATGAATACCGTTCTCATAACAGGTGGTTCAAGCGGAATTGGTTACGAATTTGCCAAATTATTTGCAAAGAAGCAATATCGAATAATTCTAGCATCACGAAATGGAGAAAAGTTGCAAGAAACAGCTAATTATTTACAGCAAACCTATCAGGTTGATACTCTATTTGTAACTGTTGACTTAGCAAAAAGTAATGGCCCTGATATGTTATACAACCATCTAAAGGAACGTTCAATTGAAATTGATGTTTTGATCAATAATGCCGGACGAGGCTCATTTGGGATGCTTCATGAACAATCTATTCAAAGCGAGATTGACATGATACATTTAAATGTTCATAGTGTTTCCCATCTCATGATGCTTTTCCTCAAAGATATGGTTAACAAAGATAGCGGACGCATTCTTAATATTGGCTCAACAACTTCATTTTATCCTTGCCCACTAAGCGCAAATTACTCTGCATCTAAAGCATTCGTGCTATATTTAACAGAGGCTGTTGCAACTGAATTAGAAGGTAGTAATGTTAGTGTTACAGCTTTATGCCCCGGTGCTACAACTACAGATTTCTTTAAAAATGCTAAGATGGAGAAACAAAAAGTGTCTAAAAAAGAGGAAACGATGGATCCACAGAAGGTAGCAGCAATTGGATATAAAGCTATGATGAAGCGAAAAAAATATGTCATTCCTGGTTTTCAAAATTGGTTATTATCACACTCCCCCAGACTTTTCCCCAGGAGTACAGTTACAAGTATTACTCGACGGGTGCTGGAAAAGAAAAAATAA
- a CDS encoding ArsR/SmtB family transcription factor, translated as MKPSHTTQLELKVHQQLRDCSEIFLALADPIRQDIIMLLTKHEKLNVGQILEHSSMSRSAISHHLKILRQANLVNANKKGTEIFYSLHIEDAVPLLKAFLNTTEKIMACKTPK; from the coding sequence ATGAAACCTTCACATACTACTCAATTGGAACTAAAAGTACACCAACAATTAAGAGATTGTAGCGAAATATTTCTTGCATTGGCTGACCCCATTAGACAGGACATTATCATGCTCCTAACGAAACACGAGAAACTAAACGTCGGTCAAATACTAGAACATTCATCGATGTCACGCTCTGCCATCTCTCATCATCTAAAGATATTACGTCAAGCTAATTTAGTGAACGCAAATAAAAAAGGCACAGAAATTTTCTATTCTCTTCATATCGAAGATGCTGTACCACTGCTTAAAGCTTTTTTAAATACCACCGAGAAAATAATGGCGTGCAAAACTCCTAAATGA
- a CDS encoding GapA-binding peptide SR1P, translating into MNSTKKGLAMGIVICSNCGSSIDALPTQKVTTYYSYCNHPECQKRKNG; encoded by the coding sequence ATGAACTCTACAAAAAAAGGATTGGCAATGGGGATTGTGATTTGTTCAAATTGCGGAAGTTCGATTGATGCATTACCAACACAGAAGGTGACGACTTATTATTCTTACTGTAATCATCCAGAATGTCAAAAAAGGAAAAATGGATAA
- the ald gene encoding alanine dehydrogenase, with amino-acid sequence MKIGVPKEIKSNENRVAMTPAGVMMLTQAGHKVKVESGAGNGSGISDQVYKDAGAIIVPSPDEAWAQELVVKVKEPQPSEFSLFRKDQLLFTYMHLAAEKEVADALIQAETTGIAYETVQGKYGDLPLLTPMSEIAGRMSIQSGVHFLEKTHGGKGVLASGVPGVSPANVVIVGGGIVGTNAAKMAIGLGANVTILDINIQRLRELEDLFQGKIRTLASNKYNLMEKVKKADLVVGAVLIPGAKAPKLVTEEMIQSMEPGSVVVDVAVDQGGSIETVDRVTTHQDPVYVKHGILHYAVANIPGAVSRTATYSLTNMTAPYVLRLANQGFEKTMQSDPNFARGINTYKGKVVHEAVANALGYPYADFLSL; translated from the coding sequence ATGAAAATTGGTGTACCGAAGGAAATTAAAAGTAATGAAAATCGTGTCGCAATGACTCCTGCAGGCGTGATGATGCTGACGCAAGCAGGTCATAAAGTTAAGGTGGAGAGTGGAGCAGGGAACGGTAGTGGAATAAGTGATCAAGTCTATAAAGATGCTGGTGCCATTATTGTTCCTTCTCCTGATGAAGCCTGGGCGCAGGAGTTAGTGGTCAAAGTGAAAGAACCGCAGCCATCTGAATTTTCTTTGTTTCGAAAAGATCAACTTCTTTTTACGTATATGCACTTAGCTGCCGAAAAAGAAGTAGCAGATGCATTAATTCAGGCAGAAACAACCGGAATCGCATATGAAACAGTACAGGGTAAATATGGTGACTTGCCGTTGCTTACACCTATGAGTGAAATTGCGGGGCGGATGTCGATCCAATCTGGTGTTCATTTTCTCGAAAAAACACATGGCGGTAAAGGGGTTTTAGCAAGTGGTGTACCAGGAGTATCGCCTGCCAATGTTGTTATTGTTGGTGGTGGCATTGTTGGAACTAATGCAGCAAAGATGGCAATCGGCTTAGGTGCTAATGTGACGATATTAGATATTAATATTCAGCGATTACGAGAATTAGAGGATTTATTTCAAGGGAAAATTCGCACACTTGCATCGAATAAATATAACCTAATGGAAAAAGTGAAAAAAGCTGATTTAGTAGTAGGGGCCGTGTTGATTCCAGGTGCAAAAGCTCCAAAGCTTGTAACAGAGGAAATGATTCAATCGATGGAACCAGGCTCTGTTGTCGTTGATGTAGCAGTCGATCAAGGCGGATCGATCGAAACTGTTGATCGCGTCACCACTCATCAGGACCCTGTGTATGTAAAGCATGGCATCCTTCATTACGCGGTTGCGAATATTCCAGGTGCAGTATCACGGACGGCGACCTACTCACTGACGAATATGACCGCTCCTTATGTGTTGCGTCTCGCTAATCAAGGATTTGAAAAAACAATGCAAAGTGATCCGAATTTTGCTCGGGGCATTAATACTTATAAGGGAAAGGTTGTTCACGAGGCAGTAGCAAATGCGCTCGGATATCCGTATGCAGATTTTTTAAGCTTGTAA
- a CDS encoding DUF1450 domain-containing protein, producing the protein MGIVVVEICDSNLMNTFDIETLIESEYPEVAVLISDCLSFCGLCRLKPYTLVNNRRIHGKTPEETLDKIRVAIEEELAVFE; encoded by the coding sequence ATGGGAATCGTTGTCGTAGAAATTTGTGATAGTAATTTAATGAATACATTTGATATAGAAACATTGATCGAATCCGAATATCCTGAGGTAGCCGTCTTGATCAGCGACTGCTTGAGCTTCTGTGGTTTGTGCCGGCTCAAACCATATACACTGGTAAATAACCGCAGAATCCATGGTAAAACCCCAGAGGAAACGTTGGATAAGATCCGCGTAGCAATTGAAGAAGAGCTTGCTGTTTTTGAATAA
- a CDS encoding LrgB family protein, producing MNNMVTGACFFLATILVFAITKLVYKKIPSPFTLPIFLTSVFFVLLLVTTDFSYSDYWNGGKWIDQFLGPVVVALALPLYRQLELIKRYARTILTGVFAGSVVGVLTGIIGVKLLGFENIIIYTVAAKSVTTPVALSITETAHGNLALAAVFVMIAGISGAMFGPLILKICRVTHPVARGIGIGTASHAIGTSKALELGELEGSVSALSMTISAVFVSFLVPLFLVFV from the coding sequence ATGAATAATATGGTAACTGGTGCTTGCTTTTTCCTGGCAACGATACTTGTATTCGCGATCACCAAACTGGTATATAAGAAAATTCCAAGTCCGTTTACATTGCCAATCTTTTTGACATCCGTATTTTTTGTCCTTTTATTAGTAACTACAGACTTTTCATACTCCGATTATTGGAATGGCGGCAAATGGATTGACCAGTTTCTTGGACCTGTCGTAGTTGCCTTGGCTTTACCGCTGTATCGACAGCTTGAGCTAATTAAACGATATGCCCGAACGATTCTGACTGGTGTGTTTGCTGGATCAGTGGTAGGTGTGTTAACCGGGATAATCGGTGTCAAACTGCTCGGATTTGAAAATATCATTATTTACACAGTGGCGGCTAAATCTGTCACCACACCTGTTGCACTGAGTATTACAGAAACTGCTCATGGCAATTTAGCTTTGGCAGCTGTTTTCGTCATGATTGCCGGTATCAGTGGTGCGATGTTCGGTCCTTTGATTTTGAAGATTTGCCGAGTTACCCACCCGGTAGCAAGAGGAATAGGTATCGGTACAGCTTCTCATGCGATTGGTACCTCGAAAGCATTGGAATTAGGAGAGCTTGAGGGATCTGTCAGTGCATTGTCCATGACGATTAGTGCTGTTTTCGTTTCCTTTCTAGTACCATTGTTTTTAGTTTTCGTATAG
- a CDS encoding CidA/LrgA family protein — translation MKYIRIVLQISVLFIFSYIGEWIQEEFSLFVPGSIIGMLLFFVLLTTKLIKVAWIEDGIDFIMKDMPIFFVPVTVGVVEHLHFFAGKGSLLIPLIMLSTFLVVSISSLFTSLLLKKEADTNE, via the coding sequence ATGAAGTATATTCGAATTGTATTACAAATAAGTGTGTTATTTATTTTTTCTTATATAGGTGAATGGATCCAGGAGGAGTTCTCACTCTTTGTCCCGGGTAGCATCATCGGCATGCTGCTCTTTTTTGTTCTGCTTACAACTAAACTAATTAAAGTAGCTTGGATCGAAGACGGCATCGACTTCATCATGAAAGATATGCCGATCTTTTTTGTTCCTGTAACCGTTGGTGTTGTCGAACATCTGCACTTCTTTGCTGGAAAAGGTAGTCTGCTGATTCCGCTCATAATGCTTAGCACTTTTTTAGTGGTTTCGATCAGCAGTCTCTTCACCTCGTTACTTTTAAAGAAAGAAGCTGATACCAATGAATAA
- a CDS encoding GNAT family N-acetyltransferase, protein MLKKRDVQDAPVLYELMSHPEVFPYVRHKAYSSDEFYFLTKQTIEAEENGDLISRTIMDEYYNPIGTINLFDIENNAGFLATWIGQPYFGKGYNKLAKDAFFNELFCHHPIDAIFIKIRRTNTRSLKAILKIPYVMHGNEVYDEVFAKINSDQEEPVYDLYVIRKETYFSHLESAKENEEAI, encoded by the coding sequence ATGCTCAAAAAACGAGATGTTCAGGACGCACCAGTTCTATACGAATTAATGTCACATCCTGAAGTATTTCCATATGTTCGACACAAAGCATATTCCAGTGATGAATTTTACTTTTTAACGAAACAAACCATAGAGGCTGAAGAAAACGGTGATTTAATTTCACGTACGATTATGGATGAATATTATAATCCAATCGGGACCATTAATTTATTTGATATCGAAAATAATGCAGGATTTCTGGCTACATGGATCGGTCAGCCCTATTTCGGCAAAGGCTATAACAAATTAGCTAAAGATGCATTCTTTAATGAACTGTTTTGCCATCATCCGATCGATGCTATTTTCATTAAGATCCGCCGTACCAATACGCGTTCGTTAAAAGCGATCTTAAAGATTCCATATGTCATGCATGGAAATGAAGTATATGATGAGGTTTTTGCAAAAATAAACAGTGATCAGGAAGAACCTGTTTATGACTTATATGTCATTAGAAAAGAAACATACTTCTCCCATTTAGAATCTGCCAAAGAAAACGAAGAAGCCATATGA
- a CDS encoding TIGR01777 family oxidoreductase produces the protein MNIAIAGGSGYVGKNLTSALTNNGDNVYILTRNPDQHHNQKKVTYVGWLNEEYQPEKQLPAIDVIVNLAGDSLFGYWTKTKKDKIFQSRINATYALIDLIKKMNTKPEVLINASAVGYFGTSQEQTFTEFSEEKGHDFLAEVTQAWEQTAIEARSYGVRTVIARLGVILGKEGALPLMAMPFRLFIGGKIGSGRQWVSWIHIDDVVGLIRFAMDNKKVNKSFHLTAPQPVQNKQLARTLASVLSRPNWFPTPKFLLQTVLGDMSILVVDGQKVIPEKALDFGYDFHYPTIETALKEIYE, from the coding sequence ATGAATATCGCTATAGCAGGTGGATCAGGTTATGTAGGAAAAAATCTGACAAGTGCTTTGACGAATAATGGAGATAATGTTTATATATTAACAAGAAATCCTGATCAACATCACAATCAGAAAAAGGTAACTTATGTAGGCTGGCTGAATGAGGAATATCAACCTGAAAAGCAGCTCCCTGCTATTGATGTCATCGTCAATCTTGCAGGAGATTCCTTGTTCGGATACTGGACCAAAACAAAAAAAGATAAAATCTTTCAAAGCAGAATTAATGCGACGTATGCGTTAATCGATTTAATCAAGAAGATGAATACAAAGCCAGAAGTACTTATTAATGCTTCAGCAGTCGGCTATTTCGGCACATCACAAGAGCAAACCTTTACTGAATTCTCTGAAGAAAAAGGGCACGATTTCTTGGCTGAAGTTACCCAAGCTTGGGAGCAAACTGCAATTGAGGCACGATCATATGGTGTACGAACAGTGATCGCAAGACTTGGCGTCATTCTCGGTAAAGAGGGTGCCCTGCCATTAATGGCCATGCCCTTCCGCTTATTTATCGGAGGAAAAATCGGCTCCGGAAGGCAATGGGTTTCCTGGATTCATATTGATGATGTCGTTGGTTTAATTCGCTTCGCAATGGACAATAAGAAAGTAAATAAATCATTCCATTTAACAGCACCGCAGCCTGTCCAGAATAAGCAATTAGCTCGAACACTCGCCAGCGTGTTAAGTCGGCCAAATTGGTTTCCGACACCAAAGTTTTTATTGCAAACTGTTTTAGGAGATATGAGCATTCTCGTAGTCGATGGGCAGAAGGTAATTCCAGAGAAGGCGTTGGATTTTGGCTATGACTTTCATTACCCAACCATCGAGACAGCTTTGAAAGAAATCTATGAATAA